The DNA segment gtctatgttatatggtagtgagtgttgagcactaaaggagtcgtatgcgtctaagataaaagttgcagagatgagaatgttaaagtggatgagtggccatactagactagataaagtccgtaatgagagtattaaaaaaaatgtaggagtggtgccaattgaggataaattgagagaagggagattgaggtggtttggtcatgtgaaacgtagacattcggaggctccagttagataagtaaagcacattaggttagaggatagaaaaaaaaaaaaaggaaaaacctaaattaacttggagtaaagtagtataacatgaccaagaagtattacacatttctgagaatttaacctaaaatcgtttaAAGTGAAAAAAGTAAATCCATATAATCGattctaaatttttaatataaaaatttaattgagtaGCTGAGTcgagaaaataattaattaatatgtaattttaaactaaataaataaaaattatttagaaaagGCGGAGATAGTAATAAAACATGGCATCAGaacttttcttttataaatttttttcccCAATTTTTTGGTGGGTTGGTCCTAGAAAGAAGCACTCCATCGCCTGGGCAGAGATTTTTTTGACTTGCGAATTTTTTTAGTGGCGAGTTAGAGAAGTGAGATTAAAACTTAAAAAAAGgacaatatttaaaatattaaaaaattcatGGAGATGTTAGTCACTAAACAGtagttttctttgttatattttgtataaaatactaattttaaaagaaataaataaaagtttattttaaaaaatgtaatgttttaatcttttaaaataatatttttgttttATAATTAAACAAAACAGTTATACTtcgaaaataataaaacaaaaaaaagcaAACAAAGGATTGTTATTACCGTGACTCGAATAAACGGCTAATAAATTGCGCATCCCTTCAACGACGAGAATGGTCAGACTGATCGCAGTGACAAAGACAACCAAATTTTAAGGAGCTTTATCCGTTTCCTACTGGCTCTTGACCTCGATTAACAAcatcaataatttaaaaaatgtaCGTGACATATTTTTTATATAGTAAAAGTTGAAatctttaatttaaaattttatcaattatataaaatttctttaattcaaaagtttttattaaattattaaaaattaaaaaatttaaataaaataaaaaatttaaatttattttattaataaaagcaatttaattttattaacgaATTAATTCCTATCgtttaaatttttgttaattaattttcaattcaaaacaatttaatctttaaattttatttaataaatttatataattatttaaatataaaataaataattacttaaatattaaattaaatttaaagattattttattaataaaataaattaatttattttaaataaaaaatagtaaataataaaaattaatttattaaaaaaataaaatttgaataccATGTTATCATGCAAAAACATATCAGAACTAACATGTAGATTTTTATATAAGAGATTTAAGTATAAGGTATccccaataataataaaaaattaataaggtGCCACCTACCACCAACCATTTCATGTGAAATCAAAATCGACATCTTACCTTATACAATTGACAAAGACCTACAACCAACTCCAACTTAcatattatgataaaaaaaaataaaaaaaaaaactccgacTTACATAAAAATGAAGCTGGAGGATACAACTAAATAACGACCTACTCATCactttaatttgaaaattaaatattaagaaaTTATAAGATTTGAATCTCATAAGAATTTCCAACCGTTCCTCTGGTTCTGGTCCAATTTAGACTAGAAATTGTTCCAAACTTTCTATGGCATTGGAATCAAATTGTGGATGCACCGATAGGTCCCAAAACTGTTTGTCAAAATGTCAAGCCGGCCGTTCTCAATTTTTGTATCATAAACAGTAATACTAAATTTAACTGGTAAAACCTCTCCTCCTCCTTCTCACATGCTCATCCATTGTCGTTTCTAAATATCACCCCTTCTCCAGATTCACGATCGGTGTTGTCCCTCTATTTGTTTCATCCTCAACCTTTAGCCTTCTTCAACCAATGACCAGGTTCTGGTGCCATCCAACACGTGTCTCCATCTTCTTTCTCTTCACAGGATAGCAATCACTTAATCTGTGAAGTAGCAAGTGACTCGAGCCTtcgttttcatcatcacatggttgcACATGGCTTCACTCTTCTCATTTTCACAATGGGCTTGTTTCATTATTTGGGTTTGTTAATGTTATGAGATGGGATTGCGAATTTCCAGAAATTGTTGTTGATGCGGATCTAATAATTCAGTCCTTCAGATGATTACAGATGCGCTCATGAGAAGTTCAATTTGACAACGATTAGGTgcctattttctaaatttttaaaattttattaaaatgtataacacatatttttttatataaaaattattttttataaaataaataaatttttaaataaaattctttCTCTGCAatattcaattcaatttctatCATCTTTAGTTTTCATTTAAGAGTTATTCAGCTCTTTCATTATTGTAATCTCATTGAATTGAAAATCGAATTGACTGTTATATAGCTATGTAAGtgtctaaaaattaaaaataattgccACTAATTAGTTGTGCCTACTTCCTACCTCTGGCTTTGACCATCTGCGCGCTGCCTATAACAATTCACTTTAACGCACCTTCTCTTTAGAGACCCTTTTGCTTTTATTGTTGGTATCGTATCGTAAGAAGAAAATTCTCTCCTCCATCGCCTACCCAACACGagatctctctctctcatctctctctctctttgatcCCAATCGCCTACATGGCTACGATTTCCAAGCTCGCAAATTCTAGCCCTGCTGCCTCTCTATCTCCTTCTTTTTCCTTCACGTCCAGATCTTCTGCACCTGTGTGCTTCGTCGATTTCCGTGCCAAGGCGTCTTTCCTTGCCAGAGCTGCATCGTCTAAGTTGTCCGTTCGAAGTAGGCAGCCTATGACCCGCTTCTTGGTGTGAGTATTACCTAGATTTGTATAATCttttaatctctctctctctctctctctctctttctctctctctctctcttatatgTAAAGAGTTTCCCTTTCCAGAACTATTGTTGTTTCACTGTGCATTATGTTAACATATCAGGCTGGTGTGATCCTATGACATACAGACTTTTTTGACCCTTGTGCATGTTGATTTGGGTCCTTTCCGGTTTATCTTCTCTATGATTCCTGTATTCATTTGCACTATTTATGTATCTAATCTTATATTTGACCCTTAAGAATCACAGCCACATCTATTCTGTTTCTCATTGATAATTAGTGATTTTTTGTAAATCTATAATATTTCATCCATACAAATGGCTTACATCCGTTTCTGTAAAGATTTGGGTGCTGTCAATTATCTAGGCCACGAGTCTAACTGTGTCCTGTGTTCtgttgagctgaaaaatggctaCACATTTATGAAAAGAATTATGTTTCTCAAATGTGATGAAAATATTCAACATTATATTAACAAAATGTTGAATAATGTTCAAGGATTGCTTCTACCCTCTTAGTTTAGAGCATTGATGCTCATGGGCCTGATAGCACATATAAAAATGGATAAAGTTAGTAATCAATCCTATTGTTGTTCGCGTTTATTTCCTGGTCTGGTTGCTTGTCTTTTTTTTCTCTAACTCTGGCACATTTCAATTTGTATTCTAATAACATCTTGTTTCAGTGTTAGGTGTGTTCAGTCCACTGGAAATGGTAGTCCGATAAAGAAAACAACTCTTCATGATCTCTATGAGCGAGAGGGCCAGAGTCCATGGTATGATAACCTTTGTCGGCCTGTGACCGATTTGATTCCTCTGATCGAGAGTGGTGTAAGGGGTGTAACTAGCAACCCAGCGGTAATTGCTAATATGTTATTCTTGATTAAGTATATCCCATGTGCGTACACACAGGCAcctgcttaaaatatgattttgaATGAAATAAGTTAAAGTCAGTTCACTGAAtgaaaaaagaataaaaagaaaataaattaattagataattGCAGTATAACTTAGAGATAGTGTTCAACATTTGTTGGTGCTTATTCTTTCCTAATCTTTTGTGATCTAAATCTAATGAGCTATGTGAAATGTGTGGTTCCAGATTTTCCAGAAAGCAATATCATCATCAAACGCATATAATGATCAATTCAGGTATTGCAAAAAAACTTCCAAATTTATAGTAATTAATTTGTGATGGCTGAGGATTAATTCCATTGTTCTGTTGTGTCCTGATGTATGCCAAGTGTAACTCCTGTGCATACAGAGGGACAAGATACTCTGCAGATCTCTCCTCAGTCCCTGACTTTGTTGATtgttacagactcttggtttttGAAGTTGGATGTTGATTTATgagtcaaaaatttaaaattgttccttttttttttcctgatcAGTTCAGCATTTTTTGTTTTCTAATCTAGATTTTTGAATCTTCAGGGAACTTGTACAATCAGGGAAAGACATTGAAAGTGCCTATTGGGAACTTGTGGTGAAGGACATTCAAGATGCATGCAAGCTTTTTGAGCCAATTTATGATAAAACAGATGGTGGCGATGGCTACGTTTCTGTTGAAGTTTCTCCCAGACTAGCTGATGATACTAAAGGGACAGTTGAGGCTGCAAAATGGCTTCATAAGGTGGTTGATCGCCCCAATGTATACATTAAGATTCCTGCTACAGCTCCATGCATTCCCTCGATCAAAGAAGTTATTTCAAATGGCATTAGCGTCAATGTGACTGTAAGTTCATTCAATACATCCTGGTTTTGGCTTAGTCATCATCTCTTATAACTGGTATAGTGATTATAATAAGCTGCTAGTTGCAGGCATGGCTCCTAAGGAGAAATCTTAATTTTTTGTTTAGATTTAATGAGTTACTTTCTTTtaataaattgaatgaaattcctaTATAACACTTTTCTGACATTCTGTCCTTATTTATGTTTGTGCACAGCTTATATTCTCTCTTGAAAGATATGAAGCTGTCATTGATGCCTACTTGGATGGCCTTGAGGCTTCTGGACTGAGTGACCTCTCCAGAGTTACTAGTGTTGCGTCATTCTTTGTCAGCAGGGTAGACACTCTTATTGACAAAATGCTAGAAAAAATTGGAACTCCAGAAGCCCTTGATCTTCGAGGGAAGGTAACTAAATTGCAATATTCTTGTTCttaaatattggatgtacctgtagcatataattttgatatttgttCTTGTTTATTGTTTTAGGCTGCAGTTGCTCAAGCAGCTCTGGCATACCAGCTCTACCAGAAGAAATTCTCTGGTCCAAGATGGGAGGCTCTGGTGAAAAAGGGTGCCAAGAAGCAGAGGCTACTGTGGGCTTCAACCAGTGTCAAGAACCCTGCCTACCCTGATACTTTATATGTTGCGCCCCTCATTGGACCTGACACAGTGAGCCATCTTATTCATTGAAACTTTGTCTTGTGAACTTGATGTGCATTTTAAAAGTTAAACTATTAAGTTGTTAAGCAAAAAAAATTATCTGCAGGTTTCGACTATGCCCGACCAAGCTCTCCAAGCATTTATTGATCACGGAAGTGTTGGGAGAACAATCGACTCAAATGTATCTGAAGCTGAAGGAATTTACAGTGCACTTGAGAAGTTGGGAATTGATTGGAGCTATGTAGGGAATCAGCTTGAGGTTGAAGGAGTGGACTCTTTCAAGAAGAGCTTTGACAGTTTGCTCGATACCCTCCAAGAGAAGGCAAACTCTCTGAAACTTGTTAGCTTGTAAGTCTTGTTTATCGTATGTTATACTGTCATCATGAAGTAATAAAAGTGGGTTGTCAATCCTGCTGTAAAAAAGCTAGTTGGTGTCCATGTAAGAATGTTAATTATGTATCATAAGTTTTCTGGTTATGTGGGAGATTCTGCTTGCAGTTGCTTGCTCTTTGTAGCAATGCGTAAAATGGGTGTGGTATGTGGATTTTTCGCCCCCACTATGCAAAATACGATGGCGAGTCTTGATAAAATCATGCCAATCTGGCGAGCCTGGATGAAATCGTGCCAATCTGCCCTTGTTTGCGAGCTTTGGCGGCAACACTCGGGTGAGGgagaattattaaattattatttagttcttaGAATTTGCTACTCAGTcgcttaattttaaaaattacattaGTTCATCTCTAAGATTTGAAAtccattaaatttaaaagttCTTTGGTTGCATATAGCATTAATGGtaagtaaaattataaaattacccTCTTAACGCCCCTTTTTTATTCAGAAGCTCCGTCCGCTTTTCACCCTTGGCTTATTTTGCCCCTCTGCCTATTGCTCTCATTTCCACTGCTCACCCTGCTCTCATTAAaatcatataattattatattaagaattataatatatttttttcttataaatataattattattattaaaataatattaaaattataatttatattaattattgtaatattaaaaatagaaatttttatgtatttagcGATAAATAATCTGTTGTTAAAAGTTATTAGAGACGGAAATACATAAAAATTTCTCGAGTTGTGAAAttaaaaaatgagcttctcgagttcgaagtatggaagctggatatggaggctaatgatatgtggatgcagatggcatcaaagattatagaagtagctagaaaagtacttggagagtctaaaagacatggaccaccctcaaaagagagatggtggtgtaaTGGGGAAGTACAAaagataataaaaagaaaaagggaatggtataagaaattacctaaatgtgataataatgaggcataagaacagtacaagatagcaaagaaagagataaaaaagacagttagtcaagtaagaacacaggcctttgaaaagttatatgagaaacttggaactaaagaaggagagaaagatatttatacattaataacgaggagagaaaggaaatgtcaagatctcaatcaagttaggtgcattaaggataaagaacaaaaagtgttggtgaaagatgaggacattaaagaaagatggagaaattattttaatgatctctttaataatagtcaaaatggtaatagcg comes from the Hevea brasiliensis isolate MT/VB/25A 57/8 chromosome 5, ASM3005281v1, whole genome shotgun sequence genome and includes:
- the LOC110664910 gene encoding uncharacterized protein LOC110664910; amino-acid sequence: MATISKLANSSPAASLSPSFSFTSRSSAPVCFVDFRAKASFLARAASSKLSVRSRQPMTRFLVVRCVQSTGNGSPIKKTTLHDLYEREGQSPWYDNLCRPVTDLIPLIESGVRGVTSNPAIFQKAISSSNAYNDQFRELVQSGKDIESAYWELVVKDIQDACKLFEPIYDKTDGGDGYVSVEVSPRLADDTKGTVEAAKWLHKVVDRPNVYIKIPATAPCIPSIKEVISNGISVNVTLIFSLERYEAVIDAYLDGLEASGLSDLSRVTSVASFFVSRVDTLIDKMLEKIGTPEALDLRGKAAVAQAALAYQLYQKKFSGPRWEALVKKGAKKQRLLWASTSVKNPAYPDTLYVAPLIGPDTVSTMPDQALQAFIDHGSVGRTIDSNVSEAEGIYSALEKLGIDWSYVGNQLEVEGVDSFKKSFDSLLDTLQEKANSLKLVSL